Proteins encoded by one window of Antechinus flavipes isolate AdamAnt ecotype Samford, QLD, Australia chromosome 4, AdamAnt_v2, whole genome shotgun sequence:
- the LOC127558948 gene encoding LOW QUALITY PROTEIN: galectin-9-like (The sequence of the model RefSeq protein was modified relative to this genomic sequence to represent the inferred CDS: inserted 1 base in 1 codon) has protein sequence MSLTQPPYQNPPIPFSGPIQGGLKDGHEITVNGSICNNGDRFAVNFQCGSTGDNIAFHFNPRFEDSGYVVCNTMKFGSWGPEEKMMKMPFHKGXPFEIRFQIRKEGFNVWVNGIHFIQYPHRIPFYQVDYISIWGIVQVSSINFQI, from the exons atgtCTTTAACCCAGCCCCCCTACCAGAATCCG cccattccattttctgGACCTATCCAGGGTGGACTTAAGGATGGACATGAGATCACTGTCAATGGATCCATCTGTAACAATGGGGATAg ATTTGCTGTGAATTTTCAATGTGGATCCACTGGAGATAACATCGCCTTTCATTTCAACCCTCGGTTTGAAGATAGTGGCTACGTGGTGTGCAATACAATGAAGTTTGGTTCCTGGGGGCCTGAAGAGAAGATGATGAAGATGCCTTTTCATAAGG AACCTTTTGAAATTCGTTTTCAGATCCGCAAGGAGGGCTTCAAT GTGTGGGTGAATGGGATTCATTTTATTCAGTACCCGCACCGGATCCCTTTCTATCAAGTGGACTACATCTCGATCTGGGGCATAGTGCAGGTGTCCTCCATCAACTTCCAG ATATGA